In Salinirussus salinus, the following proteins share a genomic window:
- a CDS encoding ArsR family transcriptional regulator, which produces MSTKTDGSVGDVTKEDRRERLRDLPPSAKLVAKVLQVEGTMSLEEVAEESLLPDRTARYALNRLTDADVVSVRHDPYDARRRLYTLAD; this is translated from the coding sequence ATGAGCACAAAAACGGACGGGAGCGTTGGAGATGTAACAAAAGAAGACCGTCGCGAGCGCCTCCGGGACCTGCCCCCGAGCGCGAAGCTCGTGGCGAAGGTGCTCCAGGTGGAGGGGACGATGTCCCTGGAGGAGGTCGCCGAGGAGTCACTGCTCCCGGACCGGACCGCCAGGTACGCGCTGAACCGGCTGACCGACGCGGACGTCGTCTCGGTCAGACACGACCCCTACGACGCCCGCCGGCGGCTGTACACCCTGGCCGACTGA
- a CDS encoding MBL fold metallo-hydrolase, whose protein sequence is MVARPGVEGVSVDVSTRAPSGATTAYVLGDSDALLVDPAGRTDALDGAVEERNVSHLALTHHHRDHTGGVAAYADAYDLTVWARAGREGAFEAATGVEPDRTFREGTVLPAGGGVEVIETPGHAPEHVAFSAESGLVTGDLAVAEGSVVVGAPEGDMRAYVTSLRRVHARNPNVLYPGHGPVVEDPRATCRRLVDHRRQRERRVLAAVDGGAETLAEVVDAAYEKDVSDVRDLAMATARAHLEKLAVEGRVRWDGERARPA, encoded by the coding sequence ATGGTAGCCCGACCCGGCGTCGAGGGGGTCAGCGTCGACGTCAGCACCCGGGCGCCCTCGGGCGCGACGACCGCCTACGTTCTCGGGGACAGCGACGCGCTCCTCGTCGACCCCGCCGGCCGGACCGACGCGCTCGACGGGGCCGTCGAGGAGCGCAACGTTTCCCACCTGGCGCTCACCCACCACCACCGCGACCACACCGGCGGGGTCGCCGCCTACGCCGACGCCTACGACCTCACGGTCTGGGCCCGGGCCGGCCGGGAGGGCGCCTTCGAGGCGGCGACCGGCGTCGAACCCGACCGGACCTTCCGGGAGGGGACGGTCCTTCCCGCGGGCGGTGGGGTCGAGGTTATCGAAACGCCCGGTCACGCCCCGGAACACGTCGCCTTCAGCGCCGAGAGCGGTCTGGTGACCGGCGACCTCGCGGTGGCGGAGGGCAGCGTCGTCGTCGGCGCCCCGGAAGGCGACATGCGTGCGTACGTCACCTCCCTTCGGCGGGTCCACGCCCGGAACCCGAATGTCCTCTACCCGGGCCACGGTCCAGTGGTCGAGGACCCGCGGGCGACCTGCCGGCGGCTCGTCGACCACCGACGACAGCGCGAGCGGCGCGTCCTCGCGGCCGTCGACGGCGGCGCCGAGACGCTCGCGGAGGTGGTCGACGCCGCCTACGAGAAGGACGTCTCGGACGTGCGCGACCTCGCGATGGCGACCGCCCGCGCCCACCTGGAGAAACTGGCCGTCGAGGGTCGGGTCCGCTGGGACGGCGAGCGCGCCCGGCCGGCCTGA
- a CDS encoding class I SAM-dependent methyltransferase has protein sequence MPADTVREAVADRPVEGAVCLEAGAGTGRMSAALLEAGAAAVYAVTDDPDHAAAVRERFDDRRLTVLRGDVRTTPLPADSVDLVTAHALFNVLPPAAATAVAAELTRVVRPGADLVVDDYAPVPASAPVRRLFAVENAAAELAGGEPALTFYPAAGLRRLFAGHGWRRDRTRTLLDPVPWHADLVDAHLSVVRETVADLEDGLTDELLAEARRRADAARDTSVGEMYSLALSLPAEPE, from the coding sequence ATGCCCGCCGACACCGTCCGCGAGGCGGTCGCCGACCGGCCCGTCGAGGGCGCGGTCTGTCTGGAAGCTGGCGCCGGCACCGGTCGGATGAGCGCCGCCCTGCTCGAGGCCGGCGCGGCCGCCGTCTACGCGGTGACCGACGACCCCGACCACGCCGCGGCCGTCCGCGAGCGCTTCGACGACCGCCGCCTGACGGTGCTTCGCGGGGACGTGCGGACCACGCCGCTGCCGGCCGACAGCGTCGACCTCGTCACCGCCCACGCGCTGTTCAACGTCCTCCCGCCCGCTGCGGCGACTGCGGTGGCCGCTGAGTTGACCCGGGTCGTCCGGCCCGGCGCGGACCTGGTCGTCGACGACTACGCGCCCGTCCCCGCGTCGGCGCCGGTCCGGCGCCTGTTCGCCGTCGAGAACGCCGCCGCCGAGCTGGCCGGCGGGGAGCCGGCGCTGACCTTCTACCCCGCCGCCGGACTCCGGCGGCTGTTCGCCGGGCACGGCTGGCGACGCGACCGGACGCGGACGCTGCTCGACCCGGTGCCCTGGCACGCCGACCTGGTCGACGCACACCTCTCGGTCGTCCGGGAGACGGTCGCGGACCTCGAGGACGGGCTGACCGACGAGTTGCTCGCCGAGGCCCGCCGGCGGGCCGACGCCGCGCGGGACACGTCAGTCGGCGAGATGTACAGCCTCGCGCTCTCGCTGCCGGCGGAGCCGGAGTGA
- a CDS encoding MBL fold metallo-hydrolase, with the protein MRLTFLGTGSAMPTGERFQTGLLLSAGEDRLLVDCGSGALHGLARTEAGYEGVGTVLLTHHHLDHVSDLLPLMKARWLAGEESLTVAGPPETPALVEDLLDVHGYMQDRLDLTLRTVEPGSEAAVAGFEVDSMETRHSMDCLAYRFAHPDEPGDVAFSGDSEAFPELAAFADGAAVCVHDCSFPDDVDVSNHPTPGALGRAFADAGAEVGRLYLTHLYPHTDGRHEEMLESVGERYEGAVRVARDGLSVEVS; encoded by the coding sequence ATGCGCCTGACCTTCCTGGGCACCGGAAGTGCGATGCCCACCGGCGAGCGGTTCCAGACGGGACTGTTGCTCTCGGCGGGCGAGGACCGGCTGCTGGTCGACTGCGGCAGCGGCGCGCTCCACGGGCTGGCCCGCACGGAGGCGGGCTACGAGGGGGTCGGGACCGTCCTGCTGACCCACCACCACCTGGACCACGTCTCCGACCTGCTTCCGCTGATGAAGGCACGGTGGCTCGCTGGCGAGGAGTCGCTGACCGTCGCCGGCCCGCCCGAAACCCCGGCCCTCGTCGAGGACCTCCTGGACGTCCACGGGTACATGCAGGACCGGCTAGACCTGACGCTGCGGACCGTCGAACCCGGCAGCGAGGCGGCGGTGGCCGGCTTCGAGGTCGACTCGATGGAGACCCGACACTCCATGGACTGTCTGGCCTACCGCTTTGCCCATCCGGACGAGCCGGGCGACGTGGCCTTCAGCGGCGACAGCGAGGCCTTCCCGGAGCTCGCAGCCTTCGCCGACGGCGCCGCCGTCTGCGTCCACGACTGCTCGTTCCCGGACGACGTCGACGTCTCGAACCACCCGACGCCGGGCGCGCTCGGCCGGGCATTCGCCGATGCGGGCGCGGAGGTTGGCCGGCTCTACCTGACCCATCTCTACCCTCACACCGACGGCCGCCACGAGGAGATGCTCGAGTCCGTGGGCGAGCGCTACGAGGGCGCCGTCCGGGTCGCCCGCGACGGGCTCAGCGTCGAGGTGAGCTGA
- a CDS encoding mRNA surveillance protein pelota: MRVADRQQREGGRERLTLVPESLDDLWHLSHVVEPGDRVAGDTTRRIQRDDEQLRDTGGEREHLWVELAVEDVEFAKFANRLRVGGEIVDCSREDQLGHHHTINVETQTEVEVEKVWKPDQRERVEEAVEATDNPDVAVATVEEGQAYVHTVAQYGTEERASLSGTTGKGEYARSREELFADLTDVLSRLDVDAVILAGPGFTKQDAMDYIEENAPELAELVTTVDTSAVGDRGVHEVLKRGAVEDVQQQTRIAEESELVDELTGRIAEGAKVAYGPASVAEAAEYGAVETLLVLDDHLRRERRGEGEWDVDVDRVIETVEQKGGDVTVFSGEFDPGRQLANLGGIAALLRYRLE, from the coding sequence ATGCGCGTCGCCGACCGACAGCAGCGGGAGGGCGGTCGCGAGCGGCTGACGCTGGTCCCCGAGAGCCTGGACGACCTCTGGCACCTCTCTCACGTCGTCGAGCCCGGCGACCGTGTGGCCGGCGACACCACCCGCCGGATCCAGCGCGACGACGAGCAGCTCCGGGACACGGGTGGCGAGCGCGAACACCTCTGGGTCGAGCTCGCCGTCGAGGACGTCGAGTTCGCCAAGTTCGCCAACCGGCTGCGGGTCGGCGGCGAGATCGTCGACTGCTCGCGGGAGGACCAGCTCGGCCACCACCACACCATCAACGTCGAGACCCAGACCGAGGTCGAGGTCGAGAAGGTCTGGAAGCCCGACCAGCGCGAGCGGGTCGAGGAGGCCGTCGAGGCCACCGACAACCCCGACGTCGCGGTCGCCACCGTCGAGGAGGGCCAGGCCTACGTCCACACCGTCGCCCAGTACGGCACCGAGGAGCGAGCTTCCCTTTCGGGAACCACCGGGAAGGGCGAGTACGCTCGCTCCCGGGAGGAACTGTTCGCCGACCTGACCGACGTGCTCTCCCGACTGGATGTCGACGCGGTCATCCTCGCCGGGCCGGGGTTCACCAAGCAGGACGCAATGGACTACATCGAGGAGAACGCCCCCGAACTCGCGGAACTGGTCACGACCGTCGACACGAGCGCCGTCGGCGACCGGGGTGTCCACGAGGTGCTCAAGCGCGGCGCCGTCGAGGACGTCCAGCAGCAAACGCGGATCGCCGAGGAGTCGGAGCTGGTCGACGAGCTCACCGGACGGATCGCCGAGGGGGCGAAGGTGGCCTACGGGCCGGCATCGGTCGCCGAGGCCGCCGAGTACGGCGCCGTCGAGACGCTGCTCGTGCTCGACGACCACCTGCGCCGGGAACGCCGCGGCGAGGGCGAGTGGGATGTCGACGTCGACCGGGTCATCGAGACCGTCGAGCAGAAGGGCGGTGACGTGACCGTCTTCTCCGGGGAGTTCGACCCCGGCCGGCAGCTGGCTAACCTCGGCGGGATCGCCGCCCTGCTCCGGTACCGGCTGGAGTGA
- a CDS encoding DNA-3-methyladenine glycosylase family protein: MPREPTAHLRTDPALTPLVEEHGPLDLDPAADPFRRLVVSLTRQQVSMAAADAIEKRLFDAVEVSPEGLLTAEESTLREVGLSRQKVEYVRAVARAWRERGYGRTSFEGMDDDAVVAELTDIHGVGDWTAKMFLLFALGREDVFPVEDLGVRRGMEQVCGREMTRGEMRERAEAWRPYRSYASRYLWRAYEG, from the coding sequence GTGCCACGCGAGCCGACAGCCCATCTCCGGACCGACCCTGCACTGACCCCGCTCGTCGAGGAACACGGTCCGCTCGATCTGGACCCGGCTGCGGACCCGTTCCGCCGGCTGGTGGTCTCGCTGACCCGTCAGCAGGTGTCGATGGCCGCCGCCGACGCCATCGAGAAGCGTCTGTTCGATGCCGTCGAAGTGTCTCCCGAGGGGCTGCTGACTGCCGAGGAGTCCACGCTCCGGGAGGTCGGCCTCTCCCGGCAGAAAGTCGAGTACGTCCGCGCGGTCGCGCGGGCCTGGCGCGAGCGCGGCTACGGCCGCACGTCCTTCGAGGGGATGGACGACGACGCCGTCGTGGCCGAACTGACCGACATCCACGGCGTCGGCGACTGGACCGCGAAGATGTTTCTGCTGTTCGCGCTCGGCCGCGAGGACGTCTTCCCCGTCGAGGACCTGGGCGTGCGCCGGGGGATGGAGCAGGTCTGTGGCCGGGAGATGACTCGCGGGGAGATGCGCGAGCGGGCCGAGGCGTGGCGGCCGTACCGCTCCTACGCCAGCCGGTACCTCTGGCGTGCCTACGAGGGGTGA
- a CDS encoding DNA polymerase Y family protein has product MEGPPAADDGSWFGASDGDDGATQVVCHVDMDCFYAACERLREPGLRGEPVVVGMGYEPGETHGAVATASYEARTYGVESAQAISTALEALPRKIEAATDPDLAVEDAGFYRPVDMDFYESVAAEVKALLHERAGTVREVSIDEAYLNASNVSWEGVEAFARDLKTDIEREVGVTASVGVAPTMSAAKVASDRDKPDGLVVVEPGEVREFFAPLDVEAVHGVGPVTASELREMGVETAGDLAATDPDRLADRFGERGLAVRRYARGEDDRSVEPTGRPKSLSRESAFPEATAEPDRQRERVRTLAAAVAARAERKDVLYRTIGIKAVEPPFEVNTRTESLPGPVADADLVEETALSLFEEFAGDPVRKVGVRVSKLSFADRDQASLDSYAEADADAGTGSGSEGADESDSSASRSGQRSLWEF; this is encoded by the coding sequence ATGGAAGGACCACCTGCCGCGGACGACGGGTCGTGGTTCGGCGCCAGCGACGGTGACGACGGCGCCACGCAGGTGGTCTGTCACGTCGACATGGACTGCTTCTACGCGGCCTGCGAGCGGCTGCGCGAGCCCGGGTTGCGCGGCGAACCCGTGGTCGTGGGGATGGGGTACGAGCCCGGGGAGACCCACGGCGCCGTCGCGACCGCGAGCTACGAGGCCCGGACGTACGGCGTCGAGAGCGCACAGGCCATCTCGACGGCACTCGAGGCGCTCCCCCGCAAGATCGAGGCGGCGACCGACCCCGACCTGGCCGTCGAGGACGCCGGCTTCTACCGGCCGGTCGACATGGACTTCTACGAGTCGGTCGCGGCGGAGGTGAAGGCGCTGCTCCACGAGCGGGCCGGGACTGTCCGCGAGGTGAGCATCGACGAGGCGTACCTGAACGCGAGCAACGTGAGCTGGGAGGGGGTCGAGGCGTTCGCCCGCGACCTGAAAACGGACATCGAGCGCGAGGTCGGCGTCACCGCCAGCGTCGGCGTCGCGCCGACGATGAGCGCAGCGAAGGTCGCCAGCGACCGCGACAAGCCCGACGGGCTAGTCGTCGTCGAGCCCGGCGAGGTCCGGGAGTTTTTCGCGCCCCTCGACGTCGAGGCGGTCCACGGCGTCGGCCCCGTCACCGCCAGCGAACTCCGGGAGATGGGCGTCGAGACCGCCGGCGACCTGGCGGCGACCGACCCGGACCGGCTGGCCGACCGCTTCGGCGAGCGCGGGCTGGCGGTCCGCCGATACGCCCGCGGGGAGGACGACCGGAGCGTCGAGCCGACGGGGCGGCCCAAGAGCCTCTCCCGGGAGTCGGCCTTCCCGGAGGCGACTGCCGAGCCCGACCGCCAGCGCGAGCGCGTGCGGACGCTCGCGGCGGCCGTCGCCGCCCGCGCCGAGCGGAAGGACGTCCTCTACCGGACGATCGGGATCAAGGCCGTTGAGCCGCCCTTCGAGGTCAACACCCGCACGGAGTCGCTGCCGGGGCCGGTCGCCGACGCCGACCTCGTCGAGGAGACCGCCCTCTCGCTGTTCGAGGAGTTCGCCGGCGACCCGGTCCGGAAGGTCGGCGTCCGGGTCTCGAAGCTCTCCTTCGCCGACCGCGACCAGGCCAGCCTTGACTCCTACGCGGAGGCCGATGCGGATGCCGGGACTGGGTCCGGATCCGAGGGAGCCGACGAGTCCGACTCGTCTGCCAGCCGGTCGGGGCAGCGGTCACTGTGGGAGTTTTGA
- a CDS encoding J domain-containing protein → MTRTYYDLLGVSPEASAEAVERAYRERLKETHPDVSDAADARDRTRRLIEARDVLTDASERARYDRLGHEAYVGLKDTDAQWAGRTAGQPTADARETTDASESRTGRGRGGRSHQETTAADREGPGDDSSTGSGRGERGASWSEGRRAREHVGTPSWSGHREARAGAARAWNPDSPYAVHRTEGGLHGSRLSPVGPSLVLLGAAFLTYPVLVAGVLFPGFPLLARVLVGGCALGLVAYLQSVPEVGMAVFGTWFVLGPAALVALGVPLVSARGAVVAVATGVPLGLSALVRVALR, encoded by the coding sequence GTGACCCGGACGTACTACGACCTGCTCGGGGTGTCCCCGGAGGCCTCCGCCGAGGCGGTCGAGCGGGCCTACCGCGAGCGGCTGAAGGAAACCCACCCCGACGTGAGCGACGCAGCCGACGCTCGCGACCGGACCCGGCGGCTCATCGAGGCCCGGGACGTGCTCACCGACGCGAGCGAGCGGGCCCGTTACGACCGCCTCGGCCACGAGGCCTACGTCGGGCTCAAGGACACCGACGCGCAGTGGGCCGGCCGGACGGCCGGGCAACCGACCGCGGACGCCCGCGAAACGACCGACGCGAGCGAGTCCCGAACCGGGCGCGGGAGGGGCGGCCGTAGCCATCAGGAGACCACAGCAGCCGACCGGGAAGGGCCCGGCGACGACAGCAGCACGGGGAGCGGGCGCGGCGAACGCGGTGCGAGCTGGAGTGAGGGGCGGAGGGCCCGCGAGCACGTCGGCACGCCGTCGTGGTCGGGACACCGGGAGGCGCGGGCGGGGGCCGCCCGGGCCTGGAACCCGGACTCGCCGTACGCGGTTCACCGCACTGAGGGCGGGTTACACGGTAGCCGGCTCTCCCCTGTCGGCCCGTCGCTGGTGTTGTTGGGTGCCGCGTTTCTGACGTATCCGGTGCTCGTCGCGGGCGTGCTCTTCCCGGGCTTTCCGCTGCTCGCGCGGGTGCTCGTCGGCGGCTGCGCGCTCGGACTCGTCGCCTACCTCCAGTCGGTCCCGGAGGTCGGGATGGCTGTCTTCGGGACCTGGTTCGTCCTCGGGCCGGCCGCCCTCGTGGCACTCGGCGTCCCGCTGGTGTCGGCTCGCGGTGCGGTCGTCGCGGTCGCGACGGGCGTGCCGCTCGGCCTCTCGGCGCTGGTCCGGGTCGCCCTCCGGTGA
- the menD gene encoding 2-succinyl-5-enolpyruvyl-6-hydroxy-3-cyclohexene-1-carboxylic-acid synthase, with translation MSAPNRNTLWGRAIAEELAATGVEAVCVAPGSRSTPLTVAVSEHPQLEVFSHLDERSAAFFALGRGRRTGVPTALVCTSGTATANFHPAVLEASESRVPLLALTADRPPELRDSGANQTTDQTDLYGDAVRYHRTLPEPEPEARKLRSLRTTVDRAVAETTGTPPGPVHLNVPFRKPLEPVEVPGDVPEGFEREHPEAATGRVGPFVTRTRGKTRLRRADVEALAGAVEDVDRGLVVCGPADRPTPARPALSRLAEATGFPVLADPLSGLRFGPHVERTTVCGGYDSYLDGAAAWADPEFVLRFGASPTSKTLRKYLAAADARQVVVDPAGGWREAEFTATDLVVADPSPLADELAAAVEDGGSPDWHGRFAGAEADYWPLVAEACEERLFEGALLREVARRLPDPATLFVSNSMPVRDLDRFGRPRAADVRAFGNRGVSGIDGVTSTALGAGSATDDPLVLVTGDLAYYHDMNGLLALERCGVDATVVLVNNDGGGIFHKLPVEDFDPPFTEQFKTPHGLDFEGTGELYDLEFATAGSREDFVERFEDSLGREGTQVLEVETDGEASHRFREQLHDRVCDAI, from the coding sequence ATGAGCGCACCGAACCGGAACACGCTGTGGGGACGGGCTATCGCCGAGGAGCTCGCAGCGACCGGCGTCGAGGCGGTCTGTGTCGCGCCGGGCAGCCGGTCGACGCCGCTGACCGTCGCCGTCTCCGAGCACCCCCAGCTCGAGGTCTTCTCGCATCTCGACGAGCGGTCGGCGGCCTTCTTCGCGCTGGGGCGTGGCCGCCGGACGGGGGTACCGACCGCGCTCGTCTGTACCTCCGGGACGGCGACGGCCAACTTCCACCCGGCGGTCCTGGAGGCGAGCGAGTCCCGGGTACCGCTGCTGGCGCTGACAGCCGACCGCCCGCCCGAGTTGCGGGACAGCGGCGCCAATCAGACCACAGACCAGACGGACCTCTACGGCGACGCGGTCCGGTACCACCGGACGCTCCCCGAGCCAGAGCCCGAGGCCCGGAAGCTGCGCTCGCTGCGGACGACCGTCGACCGGGCGGTCGCCGAGACGACCGGAACCCCACCCGGCCCGGTCCACCTGAACGTCCCCTTCCGCAAGCCGCTGGAGCCGGTCGAGGTGCCCGGCGACGTCCCCGAGGGGTTCGAGCGCGAGCACCCCGAGGCGGCGACCGGGCGGGTCGGCCCCTTCGTCACCAGGACCCGCGGGAAGACCCGGCTCCGGCGTGCGGACGTCGAGGCGCTGGCGGGGGCGGTCGAGGACGTCGACCGGGGGCTGGTGGTCTGTGGCCCGGCCGACCGGCCGACGCCGGCCCGGCCGGCGCTGTCCCGGCTCGCCGAGGCGACCGGGTTCCCCGTGCTCGCGGACCCGCTCTCGGGGCTGCGCTTTGGCCCACACGTCGAGCGGACGACCGTCTGTGGCGGGTACGACTCCTACCTCGACGGCGCGGCGGCGTGGGCCGACCCCGAGTTCGTGCTCCGCTTTGGCGCCTCGCCCACCTCGAAGACGCTCCGGAAGTATCTCGCAGCCGCCGATGCCCGGCAGGTCGTCGTCGACCCCGCCGGAGGATGGCGGGAGGCGGAGTTCACTGCCACGGACCTGGTCGTGGCGGACCCGTCGCCGCTGGCCGACGAGCTCGCCGCCGCGGTCGAGGACGGCGGGAGCCCCGACTGGCACGGCCGCTTCGCCGGCGCCGAGGCCGACTACTGGCCGCTGGTGGCCGAGGCCTGCGAGGAGCGGCTCTTCGAGGGGGCACTCCTCCGCGAGGTGGCCCGCCGCCTGCCGGACCCGGCGACGCTGTTCGTCTCGAACAGCATGCCCGTCCGGGACCTGGACCGCTTCGGCCGGCCCCGGGCCGCCGACGTCCGGGCGTTCGGGAACCGCGGCGTCAGCGGCATCGACGGGGTCACCTCGACGGCGCTGGGTGCCGGCAGCGCGACCGACGACCCGCTGGTGCTCGTCACGGGTGACCTGGCGTACTACCACGACATGAACGGGCTGCTGGCGCTGGAGCGGTGTGGCGTCGACGCGACGGTCGTCCTCGTCAACAACGACGGCGGCGGCATCTTCCACAAACTCCCGGTCGAGGACTTCGACCCGCCCTTTACCGAGCAGTTCAAGACGCCCCACGGGCTGGACTTCGAGGGGACGGGCGAGCTCTACGACCTGGAGTTCGCCACCGCCGGGAGCCGCGAGGACTTCGTCGAGCGGTTCGAGGACAGCCTCGGCCGCGAGGGGACGCAGGTCCTCGAGGTGGAGACCGACGGCGAGGCCAGCCACCGCTTTCGCGAGCAACTTCACGACCGGGTCTGTGACGCCATTTGA
- a CDS encoding isochorismate synthase → MERPRGEERAGRRAVDGAVRWCRIEGSPVKPLLRAAGRPRVAWADATTTLVAGGVAATVSAEGPDRFEHVRERAEAVFAGLEVPLDLPEAARPRLYGGFAFHEGHADPGPGATWEGYPGALFVLPAVQLSLANGHGWLTTAATGPDAAARAERRLERWRDRLAALPDLGAVGPPGVADSRPTPSLAGWRRQVTDATASVRRGDLRKVVLAQSLEVDLADELDVVDTLDRLSDTYPGCFRFLVEPERGGAFFGATPERLVSLEGRTVQTEALAGSTGRGDTPAEDEWLASELRDSEKDVHEHELVADAVRDQLAPLAASIRTGTRTVRRLATVQHLRTPMQATLTRDEHVLTLVEALHPTPAVGGLPPDEALRTIRETEAFDRGWYAAPVGWFDAAGDGTFGVAIRSALARRDAATLFAGAGIVADSDPDSEWDELQLKYRPVMDELE, encoded by the coding sequence ATGGAACGACCGCGCGGTGAGGAGCGCGCCGGCCGGCGAGCAGTCGACGGGGCCGTCCGCTGGTGCCGCATCGAGGGCAGCCCCGTCAAACCGCTGCTGCGGGCGGCCGGCCGCCCCCGGGTCGCGTGGGCCGACGCCACGACGACGCTCGTCGCCGGCGGGGTAGCGGCGACCGTCTCCGCGGAGGGCCCCGACCGGTTCGAGCACGTCCGCGAGCGCGCCGAGGCGGTGTTTGCCGGGCTCGAGGTCCCGCTTGACCTTCCCGAGGCCGCGCGGCCGCGGCTCTACGGCGGGTTCGCCTTTCACGAGGGGCACGCCGACCCCGGACCGGGCGCGACCTGGGAGGGGTACCCCGGCGCGCTGTTCGTGTTGCCGGCCGTGCAGCTGTCGCTGGCGAACGGTCACGGCTGGCTGACGACGGCCGCCACCGGACCCGACGCGGCCGCCCGCGCCGAACGCCGGCTCGAACGCTGGCGCGACCGGCTCGCAGCCCTGCCCGACCTGGGGGCGGTCGGGCCGCCCGGGGTGGCCGACAGCCGGCCCACGCCCTCGCTCGCGGGGTGGCGCCGGCAGGTGACCGACGCCACCGCGAGCGTGCGCCGCGGGGACCTCCGGAAGGTCGTACTCGCCCAGTCTCTGGAGGTCGACCTTGCGGATGAACTCGACGTCGTGGACACGCTCGACCGGCTCAGCGACACCTACCCCGGCTGCTTTCGCTTCCTGGTCGAGCCCGAACGCGGCGGGGCCTTCTTCGGCGCGACCCCCGAGCGGCTGGTCTCGCTGGAGGGGCGAACTGTCCAGACCGAGGCGCTCGCCGGCTCGACCGGCCGCGGGGATACGCCGGCCGAGGACGAGTGGCTCGCCTCCGAGCTGCGGGACTCCGAGAAGGACGTCCACGAGCACGAGCTCGTGGCCGACGCGGTCCGCGACCAGCTCGCCCCGCTGGCGGCCTCGATCCGGACGGGGACCCGGACGGTCCGGCGGCTCGCGACCGTCCAGCACCTCCGGACGCCGATGCAGGCGACGCTCACCCGCGACGAGCACGTCCTCACGCTGGTCGAGGCGTTGCACCCCACGCCGGCGGTCGGGGGACTGCCACCGGACGAAGCCCTGCGGACGATCCGCGAGACGGAGGCCTTCGACCGCGGGTGGTACGCCGCCCCTGTGGGGTGGTTCGACGCCGCGGGCGACGGGACCTTCGGCGTCGCCATCCGGTCGGCGCTGGCCCGCCGGGACGCTGCGACGCTGTTTGCCGGCGCGGGCATCGTCGCCGACAGCGACCCCGACAGCGAGTGGGACGAACTGCAGCTGAAGTACCGGCCCGTGATGGACGAACTGGAGTGA
- a CDS encoding ribbon-helix-helix domain-containing protein: MPKVEITIPEHLEMQIAQLVERGEFLNREEAIEDLLSTGLKAYKTSGPTNEEEEPGYEDDGMMGHDDEYVF, encoded by the coding sequence ATGCCAAAGGTAGAGATAACCATCCCTGAGCATCTCGAGATGCAGATCGCTCAGCTGGTCGAGCGGGGCGAGTTCCTCAACCGCGAGGAGGCGATCGAGGATCTGCTCTCCACTGGACTGAAAGCCTACAAGACGAGTGGCCCGACGAACGAGGAGGAGGAGCCGGGGTACGAGGACGACGGCATGATGGGCCACGACGACGAGTACGTCTTCTGA
- a CDS encoding UPF0058 family protein, with protein sequence MHKDELLELHEQMVTIKEYFAGLEQVDPALFEPYEELDVTPDDVHMSKSEHKHAVFVLGNALANAMSEDEFSDAGRVGKRMRELAEDAERKL encoded by the coding sequence ATGCACAAAGACGAGCTGCTCGAGCTCCACGAGCAGATGGTGACGATCAAGGAGTACTTCGCGGGACTGGAGCAGGTCGACCCCGCGCTGTTCGAGCCGTACGAGGAGCTGGACGTGACCCCCGACGACGTCCACATGTCCAAAAGCGAACACAAACACGCCGTGTTCGTGCTGGGTAACGCCCTGGCCAACGCCATGAGCGAGGACGAGTTCTCCGACGCCGGCCGCGTCGGCAAGCGGATGCGCGAGCTCGCAGAGGACGCCGAGCGCAAGCTGTAG